One Nitrospirota bacterium DNA segment encodes these proteins:
- a CDS encoding cysteine desulfurase family protein, translating to MTGKRVYFDNSAATRMDNRVLDAMKPYFFDNYAVATSEFAYSEGIDAREALDSFRNILAASLGAGSEEFIFTSGNTESSNIALKGVALALSRKKGKHIMTSKIEDFPVLHSARALEKEGFQATYLEVDGEGFINLDQLKTSVTDKTILVSIQHANQEIGTVQDIEKIGEICREKNVLFHADATHTFPRVPIDVKRFPVDLITVSAHTIHGPKGIGGLYVRKGTPITKWIDGGFQEFDIRPGMENIPGAAGFAKAVELVTSDETRNLQAMRDRLIDRVLAEIPDTTLNGHRWKRLPQNANITFHFVEGESITLHLDMHGYAVSTGSACFSRSLESSHVIMGIGGDHERAHGSIRFTFGRYNTMSEIDEIVGTLAEIVKELRMISPLGKEKTEDMK from the coding sequence GTGACCGGAAAGCGTGTGTATTTCGATAATTCCGCGGCAACTCGTATGGATAACAGGGTATTGGATGCGATGAAACCATACTTTTTTGATAATTATGCGGTTGCCACCTCTGAGTTTGCCTATTCAGAGGGCATCGATGCCAGGGAGGCCCTGGATAGCTTTCGCAATATCCTCGCCGCATCCCTTGGTGCCGGTTCCGAAGAATTTATTTTTACTTCGGGAAACACCGAATCTTCTAACATTGCTCTCAAAGGAGTTGCGCTTGCGCTCAGCAGGAAAAAAGGGAAGCATATCATGACATCGAAAATCGAAGATTTCCCGGTGCTGCATAGCGCGAGGGCTCTTGAAAAGGAGGGCTTTCAGGCAACCTATCTGGAAGTGGACGGCGAGGGTTTTATTAACCTCGATCAGTTAAAAACCTCAGTTACCGACAAAACTATCCTGGTGTCGATTCAGCATGCGAATCAGGAGATCGGCACCGTCCAGGATATCGAAAAGATTGGAGAAATCTGCAGAGAGAAAAACGTGCTGTTTCATGCCGATGCCACGCATACCTTTCCCAGAGTCCCTATTGATGTGAAGCGATTTCCTGTTGATTTGATTACGGTATCCGCCCATACTATCCACGGTCCGAAAGGCATAGGCGGCCTTTATGTAAGGAAGGGAACACCGATAACAAAATGGATCGATGGAGGTTTTCAGGAATTTGATATCCGTCCTGGTATGGAAAATATACCAGGAGCGGCGGGCTTTGCTAAGGCGGTGGAACTTGTGACCTCGGACGAAACCCGGAACCTGCAGGCTATGCGGGACCGGCTTATTGACCGCGTACTCGCAGAAATACCGGATACCACACTGAACGGGCATCGCTGGAAACGGCTGCCGCAGAATGCCAATATCACCTTTCACTTTGTCGAAGGCGAGTCTATTACCCTGCATCTGGACATGCACGGTTATGCTGTAAGCACTGGCTCTGCGTGCTTCAGCCGTTCTCTGGAAAGCAGTCATGTCATCATGGGTATTGGCGGAGACCACGAAAGGGCACATGGCTCTATACGCTTCACCTTTGGTCGCTACAATACAATGAGCGAAATTGACGAAATAGTCGGGACACTGGCAGAGATCGTGAAGGAACTAAGAATGATCAGCCCGCTTGGAAAAGAAAAAACGGAGGATATGAAATGA
- a CDS encoding DsrE/DsrF/DrsH-like family protein gives MANKATIIAHSGDMDKIYSALIIANGALSMGMEASIFFTFWGLQRLKKGGLDKGPLSKMNMLGLGKLMVKLKMKKVGVASLERMLQDFTELGGKILACDMTMEIMGIKKEELRDDLISDYCAVGTYVNEARDSSITLFI, from the coding sequence ATGGCAAACAAAGCAACCATAATAGCACACAGTGGTGATATGGATAAAATATACAGTGCGCTAATCATAGCCAATGGGGCACTTTCCATGGGCATGGAGGCGTCAATCTTTTTTACCTTCTGGGGGCTTCAGCGTCTCAAAAAGGGTGGCCTGGATAAGGGCCCCCTCTCAAAAATGAATATGCTGGGGCTGGGAAAACTGATGGTTAAGCTCAAAATGAAGAAAGTGGGAGTTGCGTCTCTGGAGAGGATGTTGCAAGATTTTACGGAACTTGGCGGCAAAATACTCGCCTGCGATATGACGATGGAAATTATGGGAATCAAGAAAGAGGAGTTGAGAGATGATCTGATATCGGATTACTGTGCTGTCGGCACGTATGTGAATGAAGCACGGGATTCATCCATCACTCTTTTCATTTAA
- a CDS encoding sulfurtransferase TusA family protein has protein sequence MAEIVVDCSNETCPVPLVETRKALRKAKEGDVVVVIGTHPASKKEIPMAVRALGLELLDIKEDAGIWTIRIRR, from the coding sequence ATGGCCGAGATTGTAGTAGATTGTTCCAATGAAACATGTCCGGTTCCCTTGGTAGAAACCCGTAAAGCCCTGAGAAAAGCAAAGGAAGGTGATGTCGTCGTAGTAATTGGCACGCATCCGGCGTCTAAGAAAGAAATACCGATGGCAGTGAGGGCGTTAGGGCTGGAATTGCTGGATATTAAGGAAGATGCAGGTATTTGGACAATCAGAATTCGCCGATAG
- a CDS encoding SdpI family protein, producing the protein MDNPPFLIPSVILIIIAIPLIIGWIPRNRFYGVRTCKTLSDDRIWYAANRFGGWLFVASSLIYLAIAFSVPWWAHITGLFFPLAISIFVIYLYTKKL; encoded by the coding sequence ATGGATAACCCGCCCTTTCTGATACCTTCAGTCATTCTGATAATTATTGCAATACCGCTTATTATAGGATGGATACCAAGGAACAGGTTTTATGGGGTACGCACTTGCAAGACACTTTCAGATGATCGTATATGGTATGCTGCCAACAGATTTGGAGGTTGGCTGTTTGTCGCATCCAGCCTCATTTATCTTGCAATTGCGTTCTCTGTCCCTTGGTGGGCTCATATAACGGGTCTTTTTTTTCCACTGGCGATAAGCATTTTTGTCATTTATCTCTATACAAAAAAGCTGTAG
- a CDS encoding response regulator transcription factor, giving the protein MIRVLIVDDHLILREGLKMILEETEDIQVVDEASDSEEVLDKAKENSIDVIVMDINMPKRDGFSILRELKVRGNKIPVLMLSSYSGEDYGALSIKEGAAGYLTKDHAPADLIDAIRKVIQGK; this is encoded by the coding sequence GTGATAAGAGTTCTGATAGTTGATGATCATTTGATACTGCGTGAGGGACTGAAGATGATACTTGAGGAAACAGAGGATATTCAAGTGGTCGATGAAGCCTCTGACAGTGAGGAAGTTCTTGATAAGGCGAAGGAGAACAGTATTGATGTTATAGTGATGGATATTAATATGCCAAAAAGAGACGGGTTTTCTATTTTAAGGGAATTAAAAGTTCGGGGGAATAAAATACCTGTTTTGATGTTAAGTTCATATTCAGGGGAAGATTATGGTGCTCTCTCAATAAAAGAGGGTGCAGCCGGTTACCTTACGAAAGATCACGCTCCGGCAGATCTCATTGATGCAATAAGAAAGGTGATTCAGGGGAAATAG